One part of the Leucobacter triazinivorans genome encodes these proteins:
- a CDS encoding pyridoxal phosphate-dependent aminotransferase, protein MMRPGGPFKTPPSRRLGHETRVSPLAASKRSRIPAFEVMRITDEIARRRAAGHDVVSLCAGEPGARPAPGTLQPAGYTGPLGTAPLREAIAGHYRSWYDVEVDPTTVAVTTGSSGAFQLVFLAAFDPGDRVALASPGYPAYRNILTALGVHVVEIPTGPATRYRPTPELLDAAAAEHGPLAGLVIASPANPTGTMLGRGELSALVTWCTDHGARLISDEIYHGITFPAAGASDPRGVTARELDPNAVVINSFSKYWGMTGWRLGWAILPPELVGPLEALASNFALSPPAPAQELALTAFTDESYAERDAVVAGFARARALILDAAPRLQWGTAAPSDGAFYYYSELGPQLERFGDSVRYARALLERADVAVVPGVDFDPGAGPSRAGGGQAVRLSYAAGEAAVAEAVDRIVRFQG, encoded by the coding sequence ATGATGAGACCCGGAGGACCGTTCAAGACCCCGCCGTCGCGCCGATTGGGTCACGAGACGCGCGTGTCGCCGCTCGCCGCCTCGAAGCGATCCCGCATCCCCGCCTTCGAGGTGATGCGCATCACCGACGAGATCGCCCGGCGCCGCGCCGCGGGGCACGATGTCGTCTCCCTCTGCGCGGGCGAGCCCGGTGCTCGACCGGCACCCGGCACCCTGCAGCCCGCCGGCTACACCGGCCCGCTCGGCACCGCCCCGCTGCGCGAGGCGATCGCGGGTCACTACCGCTCCTGGTACGACGTCGAGGTGGATCCCACGACCGTCGCCGTGACGACGGGATCCTCGGGGGCGTTCCAGCTCGTCTTCCTCGCGGCGTTCGATCCCGGCGACCGCGTCGCGCTCGCCAGCCCCGGCTACCCCGCGTACCGCAACATCCTCACGGCGCTCGGCGTGCACGTCGTCGAGATCCCCACCGGTCCGGCCACCCGCTACCGGCCGACGCCCGAACTGCTCGACGCGGCGGCCGCCGAGCACGGCCCGCTCGCGGGGCTGGTCATCGCCTCCCCGGCCAACCCGACCGGCACCATGCTCGGGCGCGGCGAGCTGTCGGCGCTCGTGACCTGGTGCACGGATCACGGAGCGCGCCTCATCAGCGATGAGATCTATCACGGCATCACCTTCCCCGCGGCAGGGGCCTCGGATCCGCGCGGCGTCACGGCGCGCGAGCTCGACCCGAACGCGGTGGTCATCAACTCGTTCTCGAAGTACTGGGGCATGACCGGTTGGCGGCTCGGGTGGGCGATCCTGCCGCCGGAGCTCGTCGGCCCTCTCGAAGCGCTCGCGTCCAATTTCGCGCTGTCACCGCCGGCGCCGGCCCAGGAGCTCGCGCTGACCGCGTTCACCGACGAGAGCTACGCCGAGCGCGATGCGGTCGTGGCCGGTTTCGCCCGCGCGCGGGCGCTGATCCTCGACGCCGCGCCGCGGCTGCAGTGGGGCACCGCCGCGCCGTCGGACGGGGCCTTCTACTACTACTCCGAGCTGGGGCCGCAGCTGGAGCGGTTCGGGGATTCCGTGCGGTACGCGCGGGCGCTGCTCGAGCGCGCCGACGTGGCGGTGGTGCCCGGTGTGGACTTCGACCCCGGCGCAGGGCCGAGTCGCGCCGGGGGAGGCCAGGCGGTGCGGCTCTCCTACGCGGCGGGTGAGGCCGCGGTCGCCGAGGCGGTCGACCGCATCGTGCGTTTCCAGGGCTGA